Proteins co-encoded in one Sporosarcina sp. FSL K6-1522 genomic window:
- the nagB gene encoding glucosamine-6-phosphate deaminase has product MEVLVFEDYDAASAQAARLVETQVLENGQSVLGLATGSTPLGLYKALIEGFKTRGVSYKNVRTINLDEYIGLAKDHPESYHTFMSKRLFKHIDISLENTYIPDGMTHSPEEECQRYEAVIDNVGPMDLQILGIGTNGHIGFNEPGTDPTSLTHVVELVHSTRASNSRFFPSLDEVPTHAVTTGIQSIFKSRKIILLASGKNKAAAVAQLLSKEISADFPASFLWNHPDVTLIVDKDAYALVQTEGQ; this is encoded by the coding sequence TTGGAAGTACTAGTATTTGAAGATTATGATGCAGCGAGTGCACAGGCAGCGCGGCTGGTAGAGACACAAGTATTGGAAAACGGGCAGTCGGTGCTTGGATTAGCGACAGGTTCTACACCACTTGGACTGTATAAGGCATTAATCGAAGGCTTTAAAACACGCGGTGTATCGTATAAAAATGTGCGCACGATTAATTTAGACGAGTATATTGGTTTAGCAAAAGATCATCCGGAGAGCTACCATACCTTTATGTCTAAGCGGCTGTTTAAGCATATAGATATTTCGCTGGAGAATACCTATATTCCAGATGGCATGACGCATTCACCAGAAGAAGAGTGTCAGCGTTATGAGGCTGTAATTGACAATGTGGGTCCAATGGATTTGCAAATATTGGGTATCGGGACGAATGGTCATATTGGCTTCAATGAGCCGGGAACAGATCCAACTAGTTTGACGCATGTTGTTGAACTTGTACACTCAACGCGGGCCAGTAACTCCCGTTTCTTTCCTTCGCTAGATGAAGTGCCGACACATGCGGTGACAACGGGTATTCAATCCATTTTCAAAAGTAGGAAGATTATTTTACTGGCATCTGGTAAAAATAAAGCGGCCGCTGTGGCACAATTACTCAGTAAGGAAATCAGTGCAGATTTTCCTGCATCATTTTTATGGAACCATCCGGACGTCACATTGATTGTTGATAAAGATGCGTATGCGTTGGTTCAGACAGAAGGGCAGTGA
- a CDS encoding GntR family transcriptional regulator: MLDKQSPVPMYVQIEEQLKRQILQKEFAVGSTIPSERELTELFDVSRMTVRQAITNLVKEGLLYREKGRGTFVAAPKVEQPLNGNGLMGFTEDMLSRGMIPSSKLVSFKKIIPEIDIAQALQLEEGEEVFIVKRIRYADDKPMAIERSYLPFKLVPELDLEVVEGSLYSFVEQSQELTIGHALQQMEATLVKKEDAELLQISTPSAVLFIERVSYLTNEVPIEIVRSTYRADRYKFISEIRR; the protein is encoded by the coding sequence TTGCTGGATAAACAATCTCCGGTACCGATGTATGTGCAAATTGAGGAGCAGCTAAAACGCCAAATTTTACAAAAAGAATTTGCCGTTGGTTCGACCATTCCATCCGAACGAGAATTGACAGAGCTGTTCGATGTTAGTCGTATGACTGTTCGTCAAGCCATTACCAATCTTGTAAAAGAGGGACTGCTCTATCGTGAGAAGGGGCGGGGGACATTTGTTGCGGCTCCAAAGGTCGAACAGCCTCTTAACGGAAATGGGTTAATGGGCTTTACAGAAGATATGCTATCACGGGGCATGATCCCTAGCAGTAAGCTCGTTAGCTTTAAGAAAATCATCCCAGAGATAGATATTGCACAAGCGTTGCAGCTAGAAGAAGGGGAAGAAGTATTTATCGTTAAGCGAATTCGTTATGCGGATGATAAGCCGATGGCGATTGAACGATCATATCTTCCATTCAAGCTTGTTCCAGAACTTGATTTGGAGGTGGTAGAAGGATCACTTTATTCGTTTGTTGAACAGAGTCAGGAGCTAACCATTGGCCATGCTTTGCAGCAGATGGAGGCTACACTTGTCAAAAAAGAAGATGCTGAGTTATTACAGATTAGCACTCCTTCGGCTGTCTTATTTATAGAACGTGTCAGTTATTTAACGAATGAAGTACCCATTGAGATTGTGCGAAGTACGTATCGGGCGGATCGTTATAAATTTATCAGTGAAATTAGAAGGTAA